A window of Pirellula sp. SH-Sr6A contains these coding sequences:
- a CDS encoding tetratricopeptide repeat protein: MAQKSSLLRTLRQLPCFQARVADFSRRSWRRRLRLLLVSSLAFQCTALTGVAQQKPPASQAPASSLKKLSDKEKNAERARELFADAANAQNNGAYPLAIENWKKLLQEYPNDPSVASAHHFLGVCYLQQDMPEFPSAVREFKLALQDPNLKQREEALVNLGWSLYQSHFLSSAPVGKEASADSPLREAAKVLAMVVSKYPDGSFLDKALYYAAEAEARLGRSEEAVSLYRQLIQNKKLENSTVRPDAIFGLGLTYEELKQPQLAIETYESFLQKYSDHSLKNEVLMRTADLALIQGDAKKSILLFDALLQSDSFATLKNADYVLYRYGFAMAKDGRYRESAKAYQRLADEYPSSQYAKNSSLAAGQSLMREKKYDEAVLAFEQLLPLRDERAAEAAHWICQIKMLQGKEEAIAAVAKDALTWGSKTPSASLLYMDLADSLNTQPAKRGEAKKIYEQIANEFPEDALAPRAVYNAAFCGLQLGELADAQRWSEAFAKRYAGDPLAPDVAYIRAESTLQLGQHESAINAFEQLIAAQPNDPLRPTWEGRLAVAHYLAGQWEKTIATSQRLLKQNLEPAAKAEALFLQGASQLKTGKLVESIRSLEESLAASSDWPQADETAITLAEAMVQKKEDGKAIAALEGLVKRTPQSRLRGQAEFRIGQIAAGMGDLPRALRAYDGVLDSSKESGLRDYATYGKAFVLIQQEAYQPALELVSPLAQSDRTDSLGVESKIAKAICLRQLGKADEALATLEQLATASLTDDIAVKILYEQSLSWVAGEKHDEAIAAISKLQRLVQEKKLDFPLADKAQYELAWTYKAKGDTASAIQQFEKLVEQYPDSPLAAEAYFHVGQAEYDSSKYDRAIQAYQVAASKTLDLELQEKSLYKMGWAFFQQADFQTATTKFRQQLKEFPKGELSTDARFMIAESLLKQSNFADAWKEYESLRSSIQKASSNGVPVGDQIEALTLLHGGQSARELKRWKEAEAWTSDLVSKYPESPYRPIALYELAYARQNLKQPAEAITAYSEVAENHRNELGARSRFMIGEVLFAERDFAKAIAEFQKVMYGYGATQAPEEIKNWQARSAFEAGRCTELLISDLTGERKQKAIDNAVKFYEFVVQNHASHELASKASERVAELRR, translated from the coding sequence ATGGCCCAGAAGTCTTCCTTATTGCGAACCCTTCGTCAACTTCCCTGCTTCCAAGCTCGAGTCGCTGACTTTTCGCGCAGGAGTTGGCGAAGGCGGCTCCGCCTCCTATTGGTTTCATCCCTAGCATTCCAGTGTACGGCATTGACGGGTGTAGCCCAGCAAAAGCCACCTGCCTCCCAAGCTCCAGCATCGAGTTTGAAGAAGCTTTCGGACAAGGAAAAGAACGCGGAGAGGGCCCGCGAGTTGTTTGCGGATGCCGCGAATGCCCAGAACAACGGGGCTTACCCTCTCGCCATTGAGAACTGGAAAAAGCTGCTTCAGGAATACCCCAACGACCCCTCGGTAGCGAGTGCGCACCATTTCCTGGGGGTGTGCTACCTTCAGCAGGACATGCCTGAATTCCCTAGCGCGGTGCGAGAGTTCAAACTAGCGTTGCAGGATCCGAATCTGAAGCAACGGGAAGAGGCCCTCGTCAATCTGGGATGGAGTCTTTACCAAAGTCATTTCCTGTCGAGCGCGCCGGTCGGCAAAGAAGCATCGGCTGATTCGCCTCTGCGCGAGGCGGCCAAGGTCCTCGCAATGGTCGTCTCCAAATATCCGGATGGGAGCTTCCTCGATAAAGCGCTCTACTACGCTGCAGAAGCGGAAGCGAGATTGGGACGTTCCGAGGAGGCGGTGAGTCTTTATCGCCAACTCATTCAAAACAAAAAGCTCGAAAACTCTACAGTCAGGCCAGATGCTATCTTTGGACTCGGACTCACCTATGAGGAGTTGAAGCAGCCGCAGCTGGCGATTGAAACATACGAGTCCTTCCTGCAAAAGTATTCGGATCATTCCTTGAAGAACGAAGTCCTCATGCGGACCGCCGACTTGGCGTTGATTCAAGGGGATGCGAAGAAGTCCATTCTGCTTTTCGATGCACTGCTCCAGTCCGATTCGTTTGCGACCTTGAAAAACGCGGATTACGTTCTCTATCGATACGGGTTTGCCATGGCGAAGGACGGTCGCTATCGCGAGTCGGCTAAGGCGTATCAGCGTCTCGCAGACGAATACCCCAGTTCTCAGTACGCGAAGAACTCGTCCCTAGCGGCGGGCCAGTCGTTGATGCGAGAGAAGAAATACGACGAGGCGGTTCTCGCATTTGAGCAATTGCTTCCATTGCGAGACGAAAGGGCAGCGGAAGCGGCCCACTGGATCTGCCAGATCAAGATGCTGCAAGGAAAAGAAGAGGCCATCGCTGCGGTCGCGAAGGACGCGTTGACTTGGGGATCGAAGACTCCGTCGGCTTCTTTGCTTTACATGGACTTGGCGGATAGTTTGAACACCCAGCCCGCCAAGCGCGGCGAGGCGAAGAAGATCTATGAACAGATCGCGAACGAGTTTCCCGAGGATGCCTTAGCCCCGCGAGCTGTTTACAATGCCGCATTCTGCGGTCTGCAACTCGGCGAGCTTGCCGACGCGCAGCGTTGGAGCGAAGCCTTTGCAAAACGATACGCAGGTGATCCGTTAGCCCCCGATGTGGCTTACATCCGAGCCGAATCCACTTTGCAATTGGGCCAACATGAATCGGCAATCAATGCGTTTGAGCAACTGATTGCCGCTCAGCCTAACGATCCGCTTCGGCCGACGTGGGAAGGACGTCTCGCGGTTGCTCATTATCTAGCCGGACAGTGGGAGAAAACCATCGCGACCAGCCAGCGGCTCCTGAAGCAGAATTTGGAACCGGCAGCCAAAGCGGAAGCCTTGTTCCTGCAAGGTGCCAGCCAACTGAAGACTGGCAAGCTGGTCGAATCGATCCGTTCGTTGGAGGAGTCCCTCGCAGCTTCCTCGGATTGGCCACAGGCGGATGAAACAGCCATAACGCTGGCCGAAGCGATGGTTCAGAAAAAGGAGGATGGGAAGGCGATTGCGGCTCTCGAAGGGCTCGTCAAGCGAACTCCCCAATCCCGTCTCCGCGGACAGGCAGAGTTCCGCATCGGACAGATTGCGGCCGGCATGGGAGATCTCCCGCGAGCCCTCCGTGCATACGACGGCGTTCTCGATTCTTCGAAGGAATCGGGGCTCCGCGACTATGCAACCTACGGAAAAGCGTTCGTCTTGATCCAGCAGGAGGCGTACCAGCCTGCTCTCGAACTGGTCTCTCCCTTAGCTCAATCGGATCGAACCGATAGTCTGGGAGTGGAATCAAAGATTGCAAAAGCCATTTGCCTTCGTCAGCTTGGCAAAGCGGACGAAGCACTGGCGACATTAGAGCAACTCGCGACAGCATCGCTTACCGACGATATCGCGGTCAAGATTCTGTACGAGCAGTCGTTGAGTTGGGTGGCCGGTGAAAAGCACGATGAAGCGATCGCAGCGATTTCGAAGCTTCAGCGATTGGTGCAAGAAAAGAAACTCGACTTCCCGCTGGCAGACAAAGCGCAATATGAACTTGCGTGGACCTACAAGGCCAAGGGAGACACGGCGAGCGCCATTCAGCAGTTCGAGAAGTTGGTCGAGCAATATCCCGACAGTCCTCTGGCGGCGGAAGCTTACTTTCACGTAGGGCAAGCCGAGTACGATAGCTCGAAATACGATCGAGCGATCCAGGCCTATCAAGTGGCCGCGAGCAAGACGCTGGATTTGGAGCTGCAAGAAAAGTCTCTTTACAAAATGGGCTGGGCATTCTTCCAACAAGCAGATTTCCAGACCGCGACGACCAAGTTCCGTCAGCAACTCAAAGAGTTTCCAAAAGGGGAGCTCTCGACCGATGCTCGCTTTATGATCGCCGAAAGTCTGTTGAAACAAAGCAACTTCGCCGACGCTTGGAAGGAATATGAAAGCCTTCGATCATCGATTCAAAAGGCCTCTTCGAACGGTGTTCCTGTAGGAGACCAAATCGAAGCGTTGACATTGCTCCACGGTGGGCAATCAGCTCGAGAGCTCAAACGCTGGAAGGAAGCGGAGGCTTGGACAAGCGACTTGGTGTCGAAGTATCCGGAGTCTCCCTACCGCCCCATCGCCCTCTACGAGCTCGCCTATGCTCGACAAAATCTGAAACAGCCAGCGGAAGCAATCACTGCGTATAGCGAGGTCGCGGAAAACCATCGCAACGAGCTTGGTGCGAGATCTCGCTTCATGATCGGTGAAGTCTTGTTCGCAGAACGCGACTTTGCCAAGGCCATCGCGGAATTTCAGAAGGTCATGTACGGATATGGCGCCACGCAAGCGCCCGAGGAAATCAAGAATTGGCAGGCTCGCTCAGCGTTTGAAGCGGGGCGGTGCACCGAGTTGTTAATATCCGACTTGACAGGCGAGCGAAAGCAAAAGGCGATTGACAACGCGGTGAAGTTCTACGAGTTTGTCGTCCAAAACCATGCTTCTCACGAATTGGCCAGCAAAGCGTCAGAACGAGTCGCAGAGTTGCGACGATAG
- a CDS encoding tRNA-(ms[2]io[6]A)-hydroxylase, translating to MLHLQSESQTRWLRQVDAHLEEILIDHAHCEYKAAATAMNLLGAYIENTELTREMTRIVEEELEHFHMVLALLEKRGIPFRRQRPGNYGKSLNELVRPTEPHRAVDRLLIAGLIEARSCERFDLLRQHVSDSELASFYGSLFESEARHHTTYVRLAKLFDTDANVRARLSELSAEETKIISIGNPLPRMHS from the coding sequence ATGTTGCATCTACAAAGCGAGTCCCAAACGCGTTGGCTTCGACAAGTCGATGCCCATTTGGAAGAAATCCTGATCGATCATGCGCATTGCGAATACAAGGCGGCAGCGACCGCGATGAACTTGCTCGGCGCTTACATCGAAAACACCGAATTAACTCGCGAGATGACGCGCATCGTGGAAGAGGAGCTTGAACACTTCCATATGGTTCTTGCGTTGCTAGAAAAGAGAGGGATTCCGTTTCGCAGGCAACGGCCCGGCAATTACGGCAAATCGCTAAACGAATTGGTCCGTCCCACCGAACCGCACCGGGCGGTGGATCGGCTCTTGATCGCAGGGTTGATCGAAGCCCGATCGTGCGAACGATTCGATCTGCTCCGTCAACATGTTTCGGACTCTGAGCTAGCCTCGTTCTACGGCTCTCTATTCGAATCCGAAGCCCGACATCACACCACCTACGTTCGATTGGCCAAGCTCTTTGATACGGATGCCAACGTCCGCGCACGCCTTTCCGAACTTTCGGCCGAAGAGACAAAGATTATTTCTATCGGAAATCCGTTGCCGCGAATGCACAGCTAA
- a CDS encoding alpha/beta hydrolase family esterase, whose protein sequence is MRYDAAKLLPPCLVPIFMALVVIDTADAQRSLLSPGGVSPKTLRVQEVDREYLLALPKNLHPARRTDQADSLPPSNTNGDNSVHPIVFVWHGHGGGMRHSARTFRIHELWPEAIVVYPQGLPTPGMTDPAGKKSGWQKFDGDQDNRDLLFFDALLADLTQSYAVDRMRLFSMGHSNGAAFTYLLAMARPGVLAAIAPSAAPARGVRAGLFAGDPLAKIPPLPVMHIVGKDDKVVPRSWQIPTIDAFRKKNECSSDSKPWESGCVIYESKVDAPVVVMEHSGGHTYPQEANAKIVQFFKQHSRTDRVKQPPP, encoded by the coding sequence ATGCGATACGATGCAGCCAAATTGCTGCCCCCGTGCCTCGTCCCGATTTTCATGGCCCTCGTCGTGATCGACACAGCGGACGCCCAACGGAGTCTACTTTCTCCCGGAGGCGTCTCTCCCAAAACTCTGCGAGTCCAGGAGGTGGATAGGGAGTACCTTCTCGCATTGCCAAAGAATCTGCATCCGGCACGGCGAACAGACCAAGCGGATTCGCTGCCCCCTTCCAATACGAATGGGGACAATTCGGTGCATCCAATTGTTTTTGTCTGGCACGGACATGGAGGAGGTATGAGGCATTCGGCCCGAACCTTTCGGATCCACGAACTCTGGCCCGAGGCGATTGTGGTGTATCCACAGGGACTTCCCACTCCTGGCATGACGGATCCCGCTGGAAAGAAGAGCGGTTGGCAGAAGTTTGATGGTGATCAAGACAATCGAGATTTGCTATTTTTCGATGCCCTCCTGGCGGATCTAACCCAGTCGTATGCCGTGGACCGCATGCGTCTGTTCTCAATGGGCCACTCCAACGGCGCTGCATTCACGTATCTCCTCGCTATGGCAAGGCCTGGAGTGCTCGCTGCCATCGCTCCCTCGGCGGCCCCCGCGCGAGGCGTCCGCGCAGGTCTTTTCGCGGGTGACCCTCTCGCCAAAATTCCACCTCTCCCTGTCATGCACATCGTCGGAAAGGATGACAAGGTAGTTCCCCGATCATGGCAAATCCCCACCATTGACGCCTTCCGGAAAAAGAATGAATGCTCCTCCGATTCAAAACCGTGGGAATCGGGATGCGTTATCTACGAATCCAAAGTGGATGCACCCGTCGTGGTGATGGAACACAGCGGAGGACATACTTACCCCCAAGAGGCAAATGCAAAGATCGTTCAGTTTTTCAAGCAACATTCTCGTACAGACCGGGTAAAGCAACCCCCTCCATGA
- the thiC gene encoding phosphomethylpyrimidine synthase ThiC → MTTNLGSTQYTAAVAGEITPEMEFVATREKLPAETIRSEVAAGRMVIPANKVHLAGRLEPMCIGIAAKCKINANIGNSAVTSNVAEELEKLHVSVHYGADTVMDLSTGKDIDNIRKAIIEASPVPIGTVPIYQMLEELGGNIEDMRAQHFLDMVEHQAKQGVDYMTIHCGVLLEHLHLTVERVTGIVSRGGSLIAKWMMAHRKQNPLYEAFDDLCDIMRQYDVTWSLGDGLRPGSIADASDAAQFAELDVLGKLCKRGWERGTQVMVEGPGHIPMDQIDMNIKKQIEVCHGAPFYVLGPLVTDIAPGYDHITSAIGAAMAGWSGAAMLCYVTPKEHLGLPNREDVKQGVIAYKIAAHAADVARRRPGAQERDDALSRARFGFDWNEQFRLSLDPETARSYHDETLPQDTFKSAHFCSMCGPKYCSMRITEDIRKMAAESGENELVQLK, encoded by the coding sequence GTGACTACGAATTTAGGTTCGACTCAATATACGGCAGCAGTTGCAGGCGAAATCACCCCGGAAATGGAGTTTGTCGCCACGCGTGAGAAACTCCCTGCAGAGACCATTCGCTCCGAAGTCGCTGCAGGACGCATGGTTATCCCTGCAAATAAAGTCCACTTGGCGGGCCGTTTGGAGCCGATGTGCATCGGAATCGCTGCCAAATGCAAGATCAACGCGAACATCGGAAACTCCGCCGTCACCAGCAACGTGGCAGAAGAATTGGAGAAACTCCACGTGTCGGTCCACTATGGAGCCGACACCGTCATGGATCTCTCCACCGGTAAAGACATCGACAACATTCGCAAAGCCATTATCGAAGCGTCTCCGGTTCCGATTGGTACGGTCCCCATCTACCAAATGTTGGAGGAACTCGGCGGCAACATTGAAGACATGCGGGCCCAGCATTTCCTCGACATGGTCGAACATCAAGCCAAGCAAGGGGTCGACTACATGACCATCCACTGCGGTGTGCTGCTCGAACACCTGCACCTTACGGTCGAACGAGTAACGGGCATCGTTAGCCGCGGTGGATCCCTCATCGCAAAGTGGATGATGGCCCACCGTAAACAAAATCCGCTTTACGAAGCGTTCGACGATCTTTGCGACATCATGCGTCAATACGATGTGACTTGGAGCTTGGGCGACGGCCTTCGCCCCGGTTCGATCGCCGACGCGAGCGATGCGGCGCAGTTCGCGGAACTAGATGTTCTCGGCAAACTTTGCAAACGAGGATGGGAGCGCGGCACCCAAGTCATGGTCGAAGGGCCGGGGCACATCCCCATGGACCAAATCGACATGAACATCAAGAAGCAGATCGAAGTCTGCCACGGCGCCCCCTTTTATGTTCTTGGACCCTTGGTCACCGATATCGCCCCTGGCTATGACCATATCACCAGCGCTATCGGTGCTGCCATGGCGGGCTGGAGCGGAGCAGCCATGCTTTGCTACGTCACCCCGAAAGAACATTTGGGGTTGCCCAACCGAGAGGACGTCAAACAAGGGGTGATCGCTTACAAGATCGCTGCCCACGCGGCCGACGTCGCGCGCCGCCGCCCCGGTGCACAAGAACGCGATGATGCTCTCTCCCGTGCTCGTTTCGGTTTCGATTGGAACGAACAATTCCGATTGTCGCTCGATCCTGAAACCGCACGCTCCTATCACGACGAAACGCTTCCCCAAGACACGTTTAAGAGCGCTCACTTCTGCAGCATGTGTGGCCCCAAGTACTGCTCCATGCGCATCACCGAAGACATCCGCAAAATGGCGGCTGAATCGGGTGAAAATGAACTTGTTCAACTGAAGTAG
- the rlmN gene encoding 23S rRNA (adenine(2503)-C(2))-methyltransferase RlmN produces the protein MTLELTPPPSKPISNPIEKPSILEQSLDAMSIWLSGRGHPRYRAKQILAWVYHRRAASFADMTDLPKALRLELEEAFDFFRSTTVETQDSEDGTQKLLLQLHDGGRIECVLLRDGPRRSICVSSQVGCAMGCVFCASGLDGVDRNLTRAEILEQMLKLQRLLPPDERLSHIVMMGMGEPLANLPRVLDALAVAKDPEIGLGISPRRITISTVGIPASIDKLAEDRSPYHLAISLHAPNDLLRSQLVPVNKKIGIEPILAAADRYFQATGRRLTFEYVLLKDLNDSPECARELVQLLRGRTAMLNVIPYNPVPGLPYETPSPDAIYEFRRTLVDGGINVMFRQRKGNDIQAACGQLRRLRQNEPFAGPSLVTLEP, from the coding sequence ATGACTCTCGAACTTACTCCGCCTCCCAGCAAACCCATCAGCAATCCCATCGAAAAACCTTCCATCCTGGAGCAATCCCTCGATGCCATGTCCATTTGGCTCAGCGGCAGGGGGCACCCCAGGTACCGAGCGAAGCAAATTTTGGCTTGGGTGTACCATCGCCGCGCGGCTTCGTTTGCCGATATGACGGATTTGCCGAAGGCGTTGCGATTGGAATTGGAAGAAGCCTTTGATTTCTTTCGATCGACGACCGTGGAGACGCAGGACTCCGAAGATGGAACGCAAAAATTACTCCTGCAGTTGCACGATGGGGGACGCATCGAATGCGTTTTGCTTCGGGATGGCCCTCGTCGATCCATTTGCGTGAGCAGTCAAGTCGGTTGTGCGATGGGATGTGTGTTTTGCGCGAGTGGTCTCGATGGGGTGGATCGCAATCTGACGAGGGCCGAAATCCTTGAGCAAATGTTGAAACTGCAGCGGCTGCTCCCTCCGGACGAACGGCTGAGCCACATTGTCATGATGGGGATGGGAGAGCCTTTGGCGAATCTACCACGCGTTCTCGATGCATTGGCGGTGGCCAAGGATCCTGAAATCGGATTGGGGATCAGTCCCAGACGGATCACCATCAGTACGGTGGGAATACCCGCATCGATCGACAAGCTCGCGGAGGATCGGTCCCCTTACCATCTCGCCATCAGCCTCCATGCTCCGAACGATTTGTTGAGAAGCCAGCTGGTCCCCGTCAATAAGAAGATCGGGATCGAGCCCATTCTGGCTGCCGCCGATCGTTATTTTCAAGCGACCGGGCGCAGGTTGACCTTTGAATATGTTCTTCTTAAAGATTTGAACGACTCTCCCGAGTGCGCTCGAGAGCTGGTGCAATTGCTTCGTGGACGCACCGCGATGCTCAATGTCATTCCCTACAACCCGGTTCCTGGTCTGCCGTACGAAACACCGTCCCCGGACGCGATCTATGAATTCCGACGCACGCTGGTGGACGGTGGAATCAATGTCATGTTCCGTCAACGCAAGGGAAATGACATCCAAGCCGCTTGTGGTCAGCTCCGGCGATTGCGGCAGAACGAACCGTTTGCAGGACCTTCGTTGGTCACGCTTGAGCCCTAG
- a CDS encoding FAD:protein FMN transferase, which translates to MQPSASNGPSGPTPWSSGYLLEIGRDAMACRFEVLLHPGKPTNGPELACHALETISYLEEQWSLYKPASELSLINARAEATAMPISESTKALVALGLEVHRRTEGAFDLTATKLSKAWGFFRRQGIMPGAAEIEQALREVGTHHIHLDIDANTIRYEAPVEINPGGIGKGLAIDMAADWLENQGVEQYAFHGGKSSIRCRGEQEFSEIKTGWSIAVRHPEQSERLLGMLRLFDQSLGTSGPANQFFYFKGKRFGHIIDPRTGWPAEGVLSVTILHPNAGWADALATGLYVLGIDRAIAYCENNPDTAMLAILPGERSGQVEIVTCNLQQGQWIPS; encoded by the coding sequence ATGCAACCTTCGGCGTCGAATGGACCTAGCGGCCCCACACCTTGGTCGTCCGGGTATCTGTTAGAGATCGGTCGCGACGCCATGGCGTGTCGATTTGAAGTTCTGTTGCATCCAGGCAAGCCGACGAATGGTCCCGAGTTGGCCTGCCATGCCCTCGAGACGATCTCCTACCTCGAAGAACAATGGAGTCTTTACAAACCTGCCAGCGAATTGAGTTTGATCAATGCGAGGGCAGAGGCAACCGCGATGCCGATCTCGGAATCGACCAAAGCATTGGTCGCATTGGGCCTGGAAGTGCACCGACGTACAGAGGGTGCGTTTGATCTTACTGCGACCAAACTTTCCAAAGCATGGGGGTTCTTTCGCAGGCAAGGAATCATGCCGGGTGCCGCCGAAATCGAACAAGCACTTCGCGAGGTGGGGACCCATCACATTCATCTCGACATCGATGCGAACACCATTCGCTACGAGGCTCCGGTCGAGATCAATCCCGGTGGGATCGGCAAGGGATTGGCGATCGATATGGCTGCGGACTGGTTAGAGAACCAAGGTGTCGAGCAATATGCGTTTCACGGAGGGAAAAGCAGTATTCGATGTCGAGGGGAGCAAGAGTTTTCGGAAATCAAGACCGGTTGGAGCATTGCAGTGCGACATCCGGAGCAAAGCGAGCGATTGTTGGGGATGCTGAGGCTGTTCGATCAATCGCTTGGAACTAGCGGGCCGGCCAACCAATTCTTCTACTTCAAAGGGAAACGCTTCGGACACATCATCGATCCACGGACCGGATGGCCTGCCGAAGGAGTGCTGAGCGTAACTATCCTGCATCCGAACGCTGGATGGGCTGATGCGCTCGCAACCGGTCTGTATGTCTTGGGGATCGATCGCGCTATCGCGTACTGTGAGAACAATCCGGATACAGCGATGTTGGCGATTCTTCCCGGCGAGCGCAGCGGGCAAGTCGAAATAGTTACTTGCAATTTGCAACAGGGACAATGGATTCCGTCTTAA